A single region of the Halorubrum depositum genome encodes:
- a CDS encoding SDR family NAD(P)-dependent oxidoreductase, with product MRVLVTGAAGGIGGGVARTLAAADHDVIGLDRDADGLAALPEAAETHALDLRDGDAVEALLADRELDCLVSCVGVYEIAAVEDTTVDSFRRQLDANLTAVHTVVRAALPSIRERGGRIVLVGSMVGSTALPYHGAYGAAKAGLRGYADALRREVEPRGATVAFVEPGPVPTGFNERAAAGVTERNADPEGPYADAYRAFEGYAPAATDVETVVERVVEAATTDGPRAVYRVSRRARWLPRLAAVLPDRLYDRLIRAGLPGGILGRLIDR from the coding sequence ATGCGCGTCCTCGTGACCGGGGCGGCCGGCGGGATCGGCGGCGGCGTCGCGCGAACGCTCGCGGCGGCCGACCACGACGTGATCGGGCTCGACCGCGACGCGGACGGGCTGGCGGCCCTCCCCGAGGCCGCGGAGACGCACGCCTTGGATCTTCGCGACGGCGACGCGGTCGAGGCGCTCCTCGCGGACCGCGAACTCGACTGCCTCGTCTCCTGCGTCGGCGTGTACGAGATCGCGGCGGTGGAGGACACCACCGTCGACTCGTTCCGCCGCCAGCTCGACGCGAACCTGACCGCGGTCCACACCGTCGTCCGGGCCGCCCTCCCGTCGATCCGGGAGCGCGGCGGCCGGATCGTCCTGGTCGGATCGATGGTCGGGTCGACCGCGCTCCCGTACCACGGCGCCTACGGCGCCGCGAAGGCCGGGCTGCGCGGCTACGCCGACGCCCTCCGCCGCGAGGTCGAGCCCCGCGGCGCGACGGTCGCGTTCGTCGAGCCCGGCCCGGTTCCGACCGGGTTCAACGAGCGCGCCGCCGCGGGGGTCACCGAACGGAACGCGGACCCCGAGGGGCCCTACGCCGACGCCTACCGAGCGTTCGAGGGATACGCGCCCGCCGCGACCGACGTCGAGACGGTGGTCGAGCGCGTCGTCGAGGCAGCCACGACCGACGGTCCGCGGGCCGTCTACCGGGTGAGCCGCCGCGCGCGCTGGCTCCCGCGGCTGGCCGCGGTGCTCCCCGACCGGCTGTACGACCGCCTGATCCGGGCCGGATTGCCGGGGGGAATACTCGGGCGGCTCATCGATCGGTAG
- a CDS encoding PadR family transcriptional regulator, translating into MRKSGPPKGLISYLVLELLDECPRYGYELLGEITAISGGHWEPSYGSVYPILYKFEEEGVAERVERADEPDRKYFALTDAGREELAEKRREIGAEAKDFGDVVLGFYHLYAALATDDRFDVDDADGDWAYSERYSAWIVEQTIRHHERDFGEFERIDAAPEAFYAEAAEGEDGKGPHEATGDRTVEGDAAPDGGDATDR; encoded by the coding sequence ATGCGCAAGAGCGGGCCGCCGAAGGGACTTATCTCGTACCTCGTGTTGGAGCTGCTCGACGAGTGCCCGCGGTACGGATACGAGCTGTTAGGCGAGATCACCGCGATCAGCGGCGGCCACTGGGAGCCCTCGTACGGCTCCGTCTACCCCATCCTCTACAAGTTCGAGGAGGAGGGCGTCGCCGAGCGCGTCGAGCGCGCCGACGAGCCCGACCGGAAGTACTTCGCCCTCACCGACGCGGGCCGCGAGGAACTGGCCGAGAAGCGCCGCGAGATCGGCGCGGAGGCGAAGGACTTCGGCGACGTCGTCCTCGGCTTCTACCACCTGTACGCCGCACTCGCGACCGACGACCGGTTCGACGTCGACGACGCCGACGGCGACTGGGCGTACTCCGAGCGCTACAGCGCGTGGATCGTCGAGCAGACGATCCGCCACCACGAGCGCGACTTCGGCGAGTTCGAGCGGATCGACGCCGCGCCGGAGGCGTTCTACGCGGAGGCGGCCGAGGGCGAGGACGGGAAGGGTCCGCACGAGGCCACCGGAGACCGGACCGTCGAGGGGGACGCGGCCCCCGACGGCGGCGACGCTACCGATCGATGA
- a CDS encoding heme-binding protein, translated as MVEAPQTEEGWFALHDFRSIDWDAWRDAPERERRRAIEEGKAFLKHRELVADAEEGDSGLFSVLGHKADLLFVHFRPTLDDLSSIERRFEDTALANFTERTTSYVSVTEVSGYVSDAYFEEGPEEVDAGLRRYIEGKLTPEIPDDEYVCFYPMSKRRGEEYNWYDLSFSDRAELMAGHGEVGKEYAGKIKQVIASSVGLDDHEWGVTLFGSDPTDIKDIVYEMRFDPASSRYGEFEEFYIGRRFPPADLGAYLAGETVPTGDADREGEHGHGEGGHGGAHGESDHHGDESRGSRGGGHDHASAGGGSAHGDHPHGEEEPSGEGDHPHGDEEAGGEGVSDEEIRGELADLDIYAGKPHGEDVYATVLYSEADVDELFDEVEGLRGNFDHYGTHVKTAVYEGRHTDRSAVVSIWDTASAAETAAGFLSELPDVVARAGEESGFGTMGMFYTVKPDYREEFGDTFDEVGEILAEMDGHVETDLMSNVEDENDMFIASQWEAKEDAMTFFGSDEFRETVEWGREVLADRPRHVFLA; from the coding sequence ATGGTCGAGGCACCACAGACCGAGGAGGGGTGGTTCGCGCTGCACGACTTCCGGTCTATCGACTGGGACGCGTGGCGCGACGCCCCCGAGCGGGAGCGACGACGGGCGATCGAGGAGGGGAAGGCCTTCCTGAAACACCGCGAGCTCGTCGCCGACGCCGAGGAGGGCGACTCCGGGCTGTTCTCGGTGCTCGGGCACAAGGCCGACCTCCTGTTCGTCCACTTCCGGCCGACGCTCGACGACCTCTCGTCGATCGAGCGCCGGTTCGAGGACACCGCGCTCGCGAACTTCACCGAGCGGACCACCTCGTACGTCTCGGTCACCGAGGTCTCCGGCTACGTCTCCGACGCGTACTTCGAGGAGGGGCCCGAGGAGGTCGACGCCGGCCTCCGCCGGTACATCGAGGGGAAGCTGACCCCGGAGATCCCGGACGACGAGTACGTCTGCTTCTATCCGATGAGCAAGCGCCGCGGCGAGGAGTACAACTGGTACGACCTCTCCTTTTCGGACCGCGCGGAGCTCATGGCCGGCCACGGCGAGGTCGGCAAGGAGTACGCCGGGAAGATCAAGCAGGTGATCGCCTCCTCGGTCGGCCTCGACGACCACGAGTGGGGCGTCACGCTGTTCGGTTCGGACCCGACGGACATCAAGGACATCGTCTACGAGATGCGCTTCGACCCCGCCTCATCGCGGTACGGCGAGTTCGAGGAGTTCTACATCGGGCGGCGGTTCCCGCCGGCCGACCTCGGCGCGTACCTCGCGGGCGAGACGGTGCCCACGGGCGACGCCGACCGGGAGGGCGAGCACGGCCACGGCGAGGGGGGACACGGCGGCGCTCACGGCGAGAGCGACCATCACGGCGACGAGAGCCGCGGGAGCCGCGGCGGGGGCCACGACCACGCGAGCGCCGGCGGCGGCTCCGCGCACGGCGACCACCCGCACGGCGAGGAGGAACCGAGCGGCGAGGGCGATCACCCGCACGGCGATGAGGAGGCGGGCGGCGAGGGCGTCTCCGACGAGGAGATCCGCGGCGAGCTCGCTGACCTCGACATCTACGCCGGGAAGCCGCACGGCGAGGACGTGTACGCCACCGTGCTGTACAGCGAGGCCGACGTCGACGAGCTGTTCGACGAGGTCGAGGGGCTCCGCGGCAACTTCGACCACTACGGCACCCACGTGAAGACGGCCGTGTACGAGGGTCGCCACACCGACCGGTCCGCGGTCGTCTCCATCTGGGACACGGCCTCCGCCGCCGAGACCGCGGCCGGGTTCCTCTCGGAGCTCCCGGACGTCGTCGCCCGCGCCGGCGAGGAGTCCGGCTTCGGCACGATGGGGATGTTCTACACCGTCAAGCCGGACTACCGCGAGGAGTTCGGCGACACGTTCGACGAGGTCGGCGAGATCCTCGCGGAGATGGACGGCCACGTCGAGACCGACCTGATGAGCAACGTCGAGGACGAGAACGACATGTTCATCGCCAGCCAGTGGGAGGCGAAGGAGGACGCGATGACGTTCTTCGGCTCAGACGAGTTCCGCGAGACGGTCGAGTGGGGCCGCGAGGTGCTGGCCGACCGGCCGCGGCACGTCTTCCTCGCCTGA
- a CDS encoding universal stress protein yields the protein MFDTIVVATDGSDSVRRAVDVAVDVAARFEAEVHAVYVVDEGEVESTPDEVREDLREALDDHGESALEQVADAAAERDPGIDVTVEVREGRPAAEISGYARDVDADVVAMGTRGRHGENRFLIGSVAERVVRTCPIPVLTVRQLTDEDPRRTTI from the coding sequence ATGTTCGACACGATCGTGGTCGCGACCGACGGCTCCGACAGCGTGCGGCGGGCCGTCGACGTCGCGGTCGACGTCGCCGCCCGATTCGAGGCCGAGGTCCACGCCGTCTACGTCGTCGACGAGGGAGAAGTCGAGTCCACGCCCGACGAGGTCCGCGAGGACCTCCGCGAGGCGCTCGACGACCACGGCGAGTCGGCGCTCGAACAGGTCGCCGACGCCGCGGCGGAGCGCGACCCCGGCATCGACGTCACGGTCGAGGTGCGCGAGGGGCGGCCGGCCGCCGAGATATCCGGGTACGCCCGCGACGTCGACGCCGACGTCGTCGCGATGGGGACGCGCGGGCGACACGGCGAGAACCGGTTCCTCATCGGCTCCGTCGCGGAGCGCGTCGTGCGGACCTGTCCGATCCCCGTGCTCACCGTCCGCCAGCTCACCGACGAGGACCCGCGGCGAACGACGATCTGA
- a CDS encoding DHH family phosphoesterase codes for MDDELIDEAGIPRSRYTRLPGKGFFYPDSLDEERAERRAKEAIEGSEAVVIADGDADGLACAAMVREAYDAALDVADFEAAIAARLAEGDDGEEASEDAEEAGEDAEGEVTDDGDDPTDDAHTRSPVGLVAAGPYSLDTSLERVLAYADDDVDLFVCDLCPDDYEWIAEPLEALAEETASIRWFDHHQWDEETAEAVRALGVDLVIGESDEECTADVALRSLDHAFDDRWAELAAVTRDHDLWIKEDPRSDDLADYSYWAGSEEYATVVGAYGADLPETVEAFVADRRVEKEARIDAAVDRAVTHEVGAWTVAVTYGRCSQNEVAEALREAGADAAVIVKPAGSASIRGSEAFRHAHEVAGKVNGGGHPQAAGCKPDIYDDMLDYAQHWTTEGQACKRVILAAFEAVAEEVAAAEGDADGPDADGTDAEE; via the coding sequence ATGGACGACGAGCTCATCGACGAGGCGGGGATCCCCCGCTCGCGGTACACGCGGCTGCCCGGCAAGGGCTTCTTCTACCCGGACTCGCTGGACGAGGAGCGCGCCGAGCGGCGGGCCAAGGAGGCGATCGAGGGGAGCGAGGCGGTCGTGATCGCCGACGGCGACGCCGACGGGCTCGCCTGCGCGGCGATGGTCCGGGAGGCGTACGACGCCGCCCTCGACGTCGCCGACTTCGAGGCCGCCATCGCGGCGCGGCTCGCGGAGGGGGACGACGGAGAGGAGGCGAGCGAAGACGCGGAGGAAGCGGGCGAAGACGCGGAGGGGGAGGTCACCGACGACGGCGACGATCCCACCGACGACGCTCACACGCGGTCACCGGTCGGGCTGGTCGCGGCGGGGCCGTACTCGCTCGACACCTCGCTCGAACGCGTGCTCGCGTACGCCGACGACGACGTCGACCTGTTCGTCTGCGACCTCTGTCCCGACGACTACGAGTGGATCGCGGAGCCGCTGGAGGCGCTCGCGGAGGAGACCGCCTCGATCCGCTGGTTCGACCACCACCAGTGGGACGAGGAGACGGCGGAAGCGGTCCGAGCGCTCGGCGTCGACCTCGTGATCGGCGAGTCCGACGAGGAGTGCACCGCCGACGTGGCGCTGCGCTCGCTCGACCACGCGTTCGACGACCGGTGGGCCGAGCTGGCGGCCGTGACGCGCGACCACGACCTCTGGATCAAGGAGGACCCGCGCTCGGACGACCTCGCCGACTACTCCTACTGGGCCGGGAGCGAGGAGTACGCGACGGTCGTCGGCGCGTACGGCGCCGACCTCCCGGAGACCGTCGAGGCGTTCGTCGCCGACCGCCGCGTCGAGAAGGAGGCGCGGATCGACGCCGCCGTCGACCGCGCGGTCACCCACGAGGTCGGCGCGTGGACCGTCGCGGTGACGTACGGGCGGTGTTCGCAGAACGAGGTCGCGGAGGCCCTCCGCGAGGCGGGCGCGGACGCCGCCGTGATCGTCAAGCCGGCCGGCTCTGCGTCGATCCGCGGCTCGGAGGCGTTCCGGCACGCCCACGAGGTCGCCGGGAAGGTGAACGGCGGCGGCCACCCGCAGGCCGCCGGCTGCAAGCCCGACATCTACGACGACATGCTCGATTACGCCCAGCACTGGACGACCGAAGGGCAGGCCTGCAAGCGGGTCATCCTCGCCGCGTTCGAGGCGGTCGCCGAGGAGGTCGCGGCGGCGGAGGGCGACGCGGACGGGCCCGACGCGGACGGAACTGACGCCGAAGAGTAG
- a CDS encoding carbohydrate kinase family protein, with protein sequence MAEILVAGETLIDFLPGSGETLRDVDGFSHRPGGAPANVAVGLSRLGALPAFWTRLGGDPFGDFLRETLVDEGVPAAAFERVDGNTTLAVVSPPGVDGRRFRFYGSGDVTFGFEPGSIPEDALASVSWVHLGGVALTHPDGREAMRELAAAAGESDCTVSFDVNYREDLVPDGEREAVVDAVRGIVADSDVVFASDEDVDATGLSSKEGEALGRDLLELGPHTAVVTLGESGAVVTSSAAAPWGERTARHAGFAVEAVDATGAGDAFTAGLIARLAGEGSGGDADLDDAVAFANATAALSVRERGGMTAAPSKEGVESFLGERR encoded by the coding sequence ATGGCGGAGATCCTCGTGGCCGGCGAAACGCTGATCGACTTCCTCCCCGGGTCGGGGGAGACGCTCCGCGACGTGGACGGCTTCTCGCACCGACCGGGCGGCGCGCCGGCCAACGTCGCGGTCGGGCTCTCCCGGCTCGGCGCCCTGCCGGCGTTCTGGACTCGGCTCGGCGGCGATCCGTTCGGCGACTTCCTGCGCGAGACGCTCGTCGATGAGGGGGTGCCGGCGGCCGCGTTCGAGCGCGTCGACGGCAACACCACCCTCGCGGTCGTCTCGCCTCCCGGCGTCGACGGTCGGCGCTTCCGCTTTTACGGCTCCGGCGACGTCACGTTCGGCTTCGAGCCCGGTTCGATCCCGGAAGACGCGCTGGCGTCCGTCTCGTGGGTCCACCTCGGCGGCGTCGCCCTCACGCACCCGGACGGCCGGGAAGCGATGCGCGAGCTGGCCGCGGCGGCCGGCGAGAGCGACTGCACGGTGTCGTTCGACGTCAACTACCGCGAGGACCTCGTGCCGGACGGCGAGCGCGAGGCCGTCGTCGACGCGGTCCGCGGGATCGTCGCCGACAGCGACGTCGTCTTCGCCAGCGACGAGGACGTGGACGCGACGGGGCTCTCCTCGAAGGAGGGCGAGGCGCTCGGCCGCGACCTGCTGGAACTCGGCCCCCACACCGCCGTCGTAACGCTCGGAGAGTCCGGCGCGGTCGTCACGAGTTCGGCGGCGGCGCCGTGGGGCGAGCGGACCGCTCGCCACGCCGGCTTCGCGGTGGAGGCCGTCGACGCCACCGGCGCCGGCGACGCGTTCACCGCGGGGCTGATCGCGCGGCTCGCCGGGGAAGGCTCGGGGGGCGATGCCGACCTCGACGACGCGGTCGCGTTCGCCAACGCGACGGCCGCGCTCTCGGTTCGGGAACGTGGCGGGATGACGGCGGCCCCCTCGAAGGAGGGCGTGGAGTCGTTCCTCGGCGAACGTCGGTAG
- a CDS encoding DUF7411 family protein has product MELALLYSGGKDSSLAAHLLDRFYDVRCVTGSFGLTDDWEHAERAAAELGFPFERVELDRAVAEEAAATMLEDGYPRNGIQRVHEHALEAIASRDVDAIADGTRRDDRVPTVSRAQAQSLEDRHGVDYISPLSGFGRHAVDRLVEETFDVQQGPSEEVPKADYEDELRTLIAEEHGEATVDDVFPDHDQTYVHGRND; this is encoded by the coding sequence ATGGAGCTCGCGCTCCTGTACAGCGGGGGGAAGGACTCCTCGCTCGCCGCCCACCTGCTCGACCGGTTCTACGACGTGCGCTGCGTCACCGGCAGCTTCGGGCTCACCGACGACTGGGAGCACGCCGAGCGGGCGGCCGCGGAGCTCGGGTTTCCCTTCGAGCGCGTCGAACTGGACCGCGCGGTCGCCGAGGAGGCGGCCGCGACCATGCTCGAGGACGGCTACCCCCGAAACGGGATTCAGCGCGTCCACGAGCACGCCCTGGAGGCGATCGCGAGCCGCGACGTCGACGCGATCGCCGACGGCACCCGCCGTGACGACCGGGTGCCGACGGTCTCTCGCGCGCAGGCGCAGAGCTTAGAGGACCGCCACGGCGTCGACTACATCTCCCCGCTGTCGGGGTTCGGCCGCCACGCCGTCGACCGGCTCGTCGAGGAGACGTTCGACGTCCAGCAGGGGCCGAGCGAGGAGGTGCCGAAGGCAGACTACGAGGACGAGCTCCGGACCCTCATCGCGGAGGAGCACGGCGAGGCCACCGTCGACGACGTGTTCCCGGACCACGACCAGACGTACGTCCACGGCCGGAACGACTAG
- a CDS encoding DNA-binding protein produces MSENPDDERLEELREKKMEELREQQQGGGDAEAQREAQERADAQQEAVLKQYLTDGARQRLNAVEMSKPEFGEKVKQQVAALAQSGRIQGRIDEDQMRDLLKELQPDQQSFDIRRR; encoded by the coding sequence ATGAGCGAGAACCCCGACGACGAACGACTGGAGGAACTGCGAGAGAAGAAGATGGAGGAGCTCCGCGAGCAGCAGCAGGGCGGCGGCGACGCCGAGGCCCAGCGCGAGGCGCAGGAGCGCGCCGACGCCCAGCAGGAGGCCGTCCTCAAGCAGTACCTGACCGACGGCGCGCGCCAGCGGCTCAACGCGGTCGAGATGTCGAAGCCGGAGTTCGGCGAGAAGGTGAAACAGCAGGTCGCGGCGCTCGCCCAGAGCGGTCGGATTCAGGGACGTATCGACGAGGACCAGATGCGCGACCTCCTGAAGGAGCTGCAGCCCGATCAGCAGAGCTTCGACATCAGGCGGCGATAG
- a CDS encoding 60S ribosomal export protein NMD3, with amino-acid sequence MSESREFCPRCGDPVPERSEPLPGEPRGRDALLCDDCYFEDFDLVDAPDRIEVLVCSGCGAVRRGESWRDVGARDYTDVAVDEVAEALGVHVDATDVEWGVEPEQVDENNVRMHCRFSGVVRGTLRSAEVTVPVKISRGTCDRCGRIAGGYYAGTVQVRADERDLTPEERAEALEIAESYVAAQEADGDREAFITEVKETDDGPDVKLSSNRLAQNVATRVTDALGGSFESYPTLVTEDGDGNEVYRVTFAVRLPRYAEGEIIDPEDGDGPVLVTGVSGRLQGVRLATGEAYTSEFEDAEAPDATRLGTRDDAAETTVVTVEDENAIQVLDPVTYEAKTVPNPDFVDGDADSVLAFEHEGDVHLVPDE; translated from the coding sequence ATGAGCGAGTCGCGGGAGTTCTGTCCGCGGTGCGGCGATCCGGTGCCGGAGCGGAGCGAGCCGCTCCCCGGCGAACCGCGCGGCCGAGACGCGCTGTTATGTGACGACTGTTACTTCGAGGACTTCGACCTCGTCGACGCCCCCGACCGGATCGAGGTGCTGGTCTGCTCCGGCTGCGGCGCGGTCCGGCGGGGCGAGTCGTGGCGCGACGTCGGCGCGCGCGACTACACCGACGTCGCCGTCGACGAGGTGGCGGAGGCGCTCGGCGTCCACGTCGACGCCACGGACGTCGAGTGGGGCGTCGAGCCCGAGCAGGTCGACGAGAACAACGTCCGGATGCACTGCCGCTTCTCGGGCGTCGTCCGCGGGACGCTCCGCTCCGCGGAGGTCACGGTCCCGGTGAAGATATCGCGCGGGACCTGCGACCGCTGCGGGCGGATCGCCGGCGGCTACTACGCCGGCACCGTGCAGGTGCGCGCGGACGAGCGCGACCTGACGCCGGAAGAGCGCGCCGAGGCGCTCGAGATCGCCGAGTCGTACGTCGCCGCCCAGGAGGCCGACGGCGACCGCGAGGCCTTCATCACGGAGGTGAAAGAGACCGACGACGGCCCGGACGTGAAGCTCTCCTCGAACCGGCTCGCCCAGAACGTCGCGACGCGCGTCACCGACGCGCTCGGCGGGAGCTTCGAGTCGTATCCGACGCTCGTCACCGAGGACGGCGACGGCAACGAGGTGTACCGGGTGACGTTCGCGGTCCGGCTCCCGCGGTACGCCGAGGGCGAGATTATCGACCCCGAGGACGGCGACGGTCCCGTGCTCGTCACGGGCGTCTCCGGCCGGCTGCAGGGGGTCCGTCTCGCGACGGGCGAGGCGTACACCTCGGAGTTCGAGGACGCCGAGGCGCCGGACGCGACGCGGCTCGGAACGCGTGACGACGCAGCGGAGACGACGGTCGTGACGGTCGAAGACGAGAACGCGATTCAGGTGCTCGACCCGGTCACCTACGAGGCGAAGACGGTCCCGAACCCCGACTTCGTCGACGGCGACGCCGACAGCGTGCTGGCGTTCGAACACGAGGGCGACGTGCACCTCGTCCCGGACGAGTAG
- a CDS encoding UPF0175 family protein, giving the protein MATKGLSSALTLYGARTLTLSQAAAQAGLSEAEFVEQLERRGIDVTESERAAALGNESTARAD; this is encoded by the coding sequence ATGGCAACGAAGGGCCTCTCGAGTGCGCTGACGCTGTACGGTGCGCGAACGCTGACACTCTCTCAGGCGGCCGCACAGGCGGGCCTCAGCGAGGCCGAGTTCGTCGAACAGCTCGAGCGCCGCGGCATCGACGTGACCGAGTCCGAGCGCGCCGCCGCCCTCGGAAACGAGTCGACCGCTCGCGCCGACTGA
- a CDS encoding helicase C-terminal domain-containing protein, whose amino-acid sequence MDPDRIPAEFPAPSFRGAQERALADIRDAFAAGNEVVLVRAPTGSGKSLLARAVMGAAATVEETSPSEATGAYYTTPQVSQIDDVEADDLLDDLAVIRGKSNYDCILPGEHDTPVNRAPCVRQQGFDCSVKHRCPYFSDRAIASGNRYAALTLAYFMRTAGSEVFRKRDVVVIDEAHGLAEWAEMYATIELSPGRVPVWDDVSVPDVEADAGPEEDALDRTARFVASLRDVAKRAKDELTGRPELDREEVARRDRLGELISELGWFLEDYRDLDSPTTWVVDQSGGEGSPLAIKPLDPARYLRHTVWDRGNRFALLSATILSKEAFCRGIGLDPANVALVDVEHTFPLEHRPLYDVTRGSMTYEHRDETVPKIARLIVRLMAEHPNEKGLIHAHSYDIAGRITELLGEFGVAARVRRHGRENRDAELSAWKASDDPEVFVSVKMEEALDLKGDLCRWQVVCKAPYRNTNDSRVARRLADDQWAWYHRTALRTVIQACGRVVRAPDDYGATYLADDSLLDLFDRAAADTPPWFQDQIDAMTTPDLPDFDPAAALAGIDAEPSGPSRAGRSRTGGVDGDGPDGTGRSRSGGSGAGPSGEASASGDRGETTRTRSEADAEERRDHPLSDVWGDG is encoded by the coding sequence GTGGACCCCGACCGGATCCCCGCCGAGTTCCCCGCCCCGAGCTTCCGCGGCGCGCAGGAGCGGGCGCTCGCCGACATCCGCGACGCGTTCGCCGCCGGCAACGAGGTCGTCCTCGTGCGCGCGCCGACGGGGAGCGGGAAGTCGCTGCTCGCGCGGGCCGTGATGGGCGCGGCCGCCACCGTCGAGGAGACGTCGCCGAGCGAGGCGACGGGCGCCTACTACACGACGCCGCAGGTGTCGCAGATCGACGACGTCGAGGCGGACGACCTCCTCGACGACCTGGCGGTGATCCGCGGGAAGTCGAACTACGACTGCATCCTCCCCGGCGAGCACGACACGCCGGTCAACCGCGCGCCCTGCGTCCGCCAGCAGGGGTTCGACTGCTCCGTGAAACACCGGTGCCCGTACTTCTCCGACCGCGCGATCGCCTCCGGGAACCGGTACGCCGCGTTGACGTTGGCCTACTTCATGCGCACCGCGGGCTCCGAGGTGTTCCGCAAGCGCGACGTCGTCGTGATCGACGAGGCGCACGGGCTCGCCGAGTGGGCGGAGATGTACGCGACGATCGAGCTCTCGCCCGGGCGCGTCCCCGTCTGGGACGACGTGAGCGTCCCGGACGTGGAAGCCGACGCGGGTCCGGAGGAGGACGCGCTCGACCGCACCGCCCGCTTCGTCGCCTCCCTCCGCGACGTCGCGAAGCGCGCGAAAGACGAGCTGACGGGCCGGCCCGAGCTCGACCGCGAGGAGGTCGCGCGCCGCGACCGCCTCGGGGAGCTCATAAGCGAACTCGGCTGGTTCCTCGAGGACTACCGCGACCTCGACTCGCCGACGACGTGGGTCGTCGACCAGTCCGGCGGAGAGGGGTCGCCGCTCGCGATCAAGCCGCTCGACCCGGCACGCTACCTCCGGCACACCGTGTGGGACCGCGGGAACCGGTTCGCGCTGCTGTCCGCCACCATCCTCTCGAAGGAGGCGTTCTGCCGCGGGATCGGGCTCGACCCGGCGAACGTCGCCCTCGTCGACGTCGAGCACACCTTCCCGCTGGAGCACCGCCCGCTGTACGACGTGACGCGGGGGTCGATGACCTACGAGCACCGCGACGAGACGGTGCCGAAGATCGCTCGCCTGATCGTCCGGCTGATGGCCGAACACCCGAACGAGAAGGGGCTGATCCACGCGCACTCCTACGACATCGCCGGTCGGATCACCGAACTGCTGGGCGAGTTCGGTGTCGCCGCGCGGGTCCGGCGTCACGGCCGGGAGAACCGCGACGCCGAGCTGTCGGCGTGGAAGGCGAGCGACGATCCCGAGGTGTTCGTTTCGGTGAAGATGGAGGAGGCGCTGGACCTGAAAGGCGACCTCTGTCGCTGGCAGGTGGTGTGTAAGGCGCCGTACCGCAACACGAACGACTCCCGCGTCGCACGCCGGCTCGCCGACGACCAGTGGGCGTGGTACCACCGCACCGCGCTGCGGACCGTCATCCAGGCGTGCGGCCGCGTCGTCCGCGCGCCCGACGACTACGGCGCGACGTACCTCGCGGACGACTCCCTGTTGGACCTCTTCGACCGCGCCGCGGCCGACACGCCGCCGTGGTTCCAGGATCAGATCGACGCGATGACGACCCCCGACCTGCCCGACTTCGACCCCGCCGCCGCGCTCGCCGGCATCGACGCCGAGCCGTCCGGCCCCTCCCGAGCGGGGCGGAGCCGAACGGGTGGCGTCGACGGCGACGGACCCGACGGGACCGGGAGATCACGGAGCGGTGGCTCGGGGGCGGGACCGTCGGGTGAGGCCAGCGCGTCCGGCGACAGGGGTGAGACGACGCGCACGCGCTCCGAGGCGGACGCGGAGGAGCGTCGGGATCACCCGCTCTCCGACGTCTGGGGCGACGGCTGA